The following nucleotide sequence is from Kiritimatiella glycovorans.
ATCTTCAACCGACCTCAGCATGAGGCCCGCCACCGCAGCGTTACTCAAGCCGGCACCCGGATCCACCATATAGCGGCCGGGCTCGAACACGAGTTCCACGCCGCCGCCTTTACGGTTTATGGCCTGCATCGCGCGGCGGATCGCCTCGCCGTCCTCGCGCCCGTCATCGGGCACCGCCCCGAAATCGCGCGCATCGATCCGTTCGAGTCCCTCGATATTCCGAAGCGGCGCTCCGCGGACCTTCAGGATGTGTTCGGCGAGCGCTTCGGCCTCGCGAGTGATCTCGACCGCGCTTCCCGCCGCCGTTCCCCGGGTCGGGCAGAGCGCGGCTGCAAGAAGGATGACACACCCGGGGATCGCCGCCCTCACCGCGACGGGCGCCCTCCATCCGCGTGTACGCTCATGCGGTTTACAACTCATTCGAAATCCCACCGCCTGAGCACACGGCCCTTTCCGTCGAGCAGCTCGATCTCTTCCATTACTACGGGGTCCTCACCGCGGGGCACATCGATACGCACCCCGATCAGTTCGTCCCCGACCTCAAAATCCATGATATAGTCATGCCGGCGCCCGTCGCCCTGAAGCCGGAATTCCGTACTCCGTTCCCTTCGAAACTGCCAGTCGCTGCGATCGGACCAGAAGAAGCGCCCCTGCCCTTCGCGCGAGCTGCGCGCCGTCCATCGCAGCGCCAGGCTTCCGGTCTCGCGCGGCAGCCCGCGCGTGGAGATCCCGCGTCCGGTGACGATCAGGGTGCCGGCGTCCGTCTCCGGCCATCCGCTGTGCCGGTCCGCTCCGTTCCATCCGGCGACGGGCAGCAGCGAGGGATCGTAATCGGGATTCGGGATCGGGGGACGATCACAGAGGGTCCTGTAATGGTCCTTCAGCATACGGGCCATTTGCCGTGTCCGCTCGGGATACTGTTCCGCCAGATTTTCCGTCTCGCCGAGGTCGGCCTCCAGGTTATAAAGCTGGTATCGGTCCGGATGCAGATCGGAGACGTAGAAATTCTCGATCAGTTTCCAGTCGCCCATCCGAACCCAGCACCCGGCCGGCGAGCGCTCGCCGAAATTATGCGGGAAGAAGCAGTAGATCGCCTCGCGATCCGGCGGCGTGCCCGCCTTCAGGGTCGGGACCAGGCTCACGCCGTCGATCGTCTGGTCGGGATGCTTCGCGATACCGCACATCTCAAGCAGGGTGGGATAGTAATCGACCCCCGTGATGACCGCCTCGCTCACGCGTTCCCGGTCGGCGACCCCCGGCCAGCGGATCATCGCCGGCACGCGCGATCCTCCCTCGAAAATCGTCCCCTTTCCCTTCTTCAGCGGCGCATTGCTCGTGGCGGGGACCCCGCCGTCGGCCTTAACCCCTTTCCATTCGACCCCGCCGTTATCGGAGGTGAAGACGATGATGGTATTCTCGTCGAGGCCGGCCTCCTCCAGGTAGTCGAGGATATCCCCGAGGCTCTCATCGACGCTGTGGATCATAGCCGCGTAGGTCGGACTCTTCTGGACGCCGCGCGGGTCCGGGTGATTCCGGTAGTACTCGATCAGATCCTCTTTGGCCTGAAACGGGCCGTGAACCCCCCAGTGCCAGAGACAGAGGAAGAACGGGCGGTCGTCCCGGCTCCTCAGAAACCCGAGCGCCTCATCGGTGGCGCGGTCGGTCAGGTATTCGCCCTCCGGGCCGTCCGTGACATTCCCCGCCCGGAAGCGGTAGGGCGAGAAGTAGCTCGGCGGGCCCGGATCGGGCGCGCCGTGAAACGTCGACTCAAACCCCTGTTCTTCGGGCCAGTACTCCGGCGCGAGGCCCATGTGCCACTTACCGACGAACCCCGTCCTGTACCCCGCGTCGCGGAACGCCTCGGCCAGGGTGTACTGATCGAGTTCGAGAACGCGGCGGCTGTACGGGAGCAGGTATTCCGAGCCCACCGGCACATGTTCGCGCTGGTAGTCGGGATCGTCTTCGCGCTGCGGGGTATGGCCCCAGGCCGTCGTCATGCCGTGCCGGGCCGGGTACTGCCCGCTCATGATCGATGCCCGGCTGGGCGAACAGAGCGGACTGGCCGAGTAGGCGTTGACGAACCGGACGCTCGATTCCGCCAGCCGCTCCATGGCCGGGGTCGGATAGAACGTCGATCCGTAGACCGAGCTGTCCGTCCAGCCCATATCATCCACAAGAAAAAAGAGGACGTTGGGTGCATCCTCCTGCGCCCGCACCCCCCGGATCCCCCACGAGAGCGGGATGAGGAACACGGCGATCAGCATCCTGAAATAATTGCGCATGTAATCCTGTCTCCGGCTGCTTTTCATTCCCAGCGTTCGAAGTCCTCCTGCGCCATGCGGCAGACCTCGCGCGATTCGTCATACTCCTCGCGCAGGGCGCGAAGCTCGCGGAGGACGGAGGCGTGAGCGGGGTCGTCGGCCAGGTCGCGCATCTCCCACGGGTCGTCCTTCAGGTTGAACAGGCGGTCCGTTTCGCCCCGACGCTCATGGATCAGCTTGAAATCGCCCCGGTAGATGACGCGGTGTTTCATGCGCGGCGTGGACGCCACCAGCCACTCGCGCCAGTCGCCCGCACCGCCTTCCACCAGCGGCCGGAAGCTCATGTCGTGGTTGCGCGGCATGCGTTCGACCCCCGCGTAATCGCAGATCGTCGGCGCCATATCCAGTCCGCTCACCAGGTGTGTCCGGTCGCGGCGCGGCGCGGCGGACGGATCGACCACCGCCAGCGGGATGCGGAGACTGTGCTCATAGGGGGTGCCCTTGGTGAGGTGTCCGTGTTCGCCGCTGGCCTGGCCGTGGTCCGAGGAGAAGATGAAAATGGTGCGGTCGCGCTCCGGCGAGCGCTGAAAGGCGCGGTAGATCCGTCCGAGGTCCCCGTCGATCATCTCCACGAACCGGAAGTACGCATGGGCGTAGAACCGCCATTCCAGCTCCGTCCAGTCCGTGGCCGCGCGTTCGGGATCGAAGTTCGGCGGCAGCGGGGGGAGGCGATCCCTTATCCGGTCCGCGATCCCGAACTTGCCCGGGCTGTACCTGAACGACCAGTAGCAGATGTCGTGGGGATTGAGCAGGCCGACGCTGAGAAAGAACGGGCGTTCGCCGCGGTGGTTCAGGAGAAAATCCTCCGCCGCCCGCGCGAGCGCCGTGTCGCCGTACTCGCCGACCGGATTCGAGCCGTGCAGCTGTTCAAACCCGCACTCCTGCGGCTTGATAGCAATGTGCCATTTACCCATGTAATACGAGTCGTATCCGCCCCGATCGCGCAGCCACGTCCCGAGATCCGTGGGATGGACCTCCTCGCGGTCGATCCAGCGCGGGTTCTCGGTGATCCCGCTCTGATCCGGTTCGAGCCCCGTATACCAGCTTGTGCGAGAGGGGACGCACACCGGGACGGTGGCGTAATACCGGTCGAAGGAGACCGCGTCGTTCATGATGCGGTCCATGCCGGGGGTCCGGACCCGCTCGCAGCCGCAGGCCCCGATCGCGGACTGCTTGAGCTGGTCGACGTGGACGAAAACGATATTCGGTCTCCGGCTCATCTTACCCGCCATGGTCAGGCCTCCTCGATCCTGTTCAGGGCCCATCCGAGCTGCCCGTGGGTGACAAAGAGCGTGCGGCGGTCCGCGTCCACCGCATAGTGCAGAGGTTCGATCCCGCGGCCGAGCTGCTCGTACACGCGCAGCTCGACCGGCCCGCCGGAGGTCTCGACCGCGACACCGCGCGCAAACCGCAGCACCTGATCGCGGCGCATGTTTGAAAGATCGTAACTACTCAGGTAGCCCCACCATGGCGCTACCACTGGAACAATCGTAGACTACCCCCCCCGAGCGCAACAGAAAAAACCCGATTTTCTTCTGGACTCGGATCGCGTGGTCTTCTACGCTGCTGACCATGGCACAGGCTATGGTCATTCAGGGGCGGAGAATCACGGACGGCGAGATCGCCTTGATCCGGGATTTGATGGCAGAGCATCGGGACTGGGGGCGTACCCGCCTGAGCGAAGAACTGTGCCGCTGCTGGAACTGGCGCAACGCGCAGGGCCGTATCAAGGACATGGCGGCGCGCTCCCTGCTGTTGAAGCTGGAGCGACGCGGATGCATCGAGTTGCCGGCGCGTCAACGCCCGTCTTCCAATCATTTCCGCAACCGGTGCGTGCCTGCCGTAGAACCTGCCGCCGAACCGATTCGCTCTGACCTGAGCGCATTGCGGCCCCTGTCGGCAGACCTTGTCGCCCCACGTTCGGATAACTCGCAGTTGTTCAAAGGGCTGCTGGGCCGATACCACTACTTGGGCCATCGCAACACGGTGGGCGAGAACCTGCGCTATCTGATCCGCGACCGGCACGGTCGGCTCGTGGCCTGTGCGCTGTTCGGTTCGGCGGCATGGAAATGCGCGGATCGGGATCGTTTCCTCGGCTGGGATCGGGCCTGCCGTGAACGCAATCTCCAGGCATTGACCAACAATACGCGTTTCCTGATCCTGCCCTGGGTCGAAGTCCCGCATCTGGCCAGCCACGTCCTCGGCCTCATTGCCCGGCGCATCCGGGATGACTGGCAGGGCAAGTACGCTCATCCCGTGCATGCCTTGGAAACGTTCGTGGACCGTTCCCGATTCAAAGGCACCTGCTACCGGGCCGCGAACTGGATGCGCCTGGGCGCAACGCAGGGGCGGACCCGCAACGATCGAGACCGCCGCATCCAGGCGCCGGTCAAGGACGTGTATCTGTATCCGCTCATCCCGGACTTCCGGCGGGAGTTGTGCGCACCCGCCTGCTCCCGAACCGAAGGGAGGGCGGGCAGGTGATGACACGCCAAGAGGCCGAAGCGATCTACGACGCCGGCAAGGACACCGTCGTGCGGGTGCTGTTGATGATGGACGCACGAATCCATTCACTGGAGCGTCAAGTTCAAGACCTGACAAGCCGTCTTGACCAAAGCGATCAACGCGTCCGCCACCTGGAAGAGCAGCTTGCCAAGAACTCGCGCAACAGCAGCAAACCGCCCTCCAGCGACGGCTTCAAGAAACCTGCGCCCAAAAGCCTGCGCAAGAAGGGCAAGCGCAAGTCCGGCGGCCAGCCCGGCCATACCGGCCATACGCTCGCGATGGCCGACAAGCCCGAGCACACCGAAGTGCACCGTGTGAAGGAATGCGAACACTGCGGCCGCTCTCTAGCCGATCAATCCGTCGAGGGCATCGAAAAGCGCCAAGTCCATGACCTGCCACCCCTGCGGCTGATCGTCACCGAGCACCAGGCCGAAACCAAAACCTGCGCGTGCGGCCATCTGAACAAAGCCGCGTTCCCCGAGGGGGTCAACGCTCCGGTGCAATACGGCGAGGGGATCAAGGCCGCGGCCGTATACCTGAAGAACTATCAGTTCCTGCCCTATGACCGAACCTGCGAACTGCTGAATGACTTCTTCGGCTGCCCGATGAGCGAAGGCACGCTCTGCAATATCATCACCCAATCCCACACGTTGGCCGCCGACCCCGTCGAGAAGATCAAGGAGTTGATCGAGCAGGCCGCCGTGGCACACTTCGACGAGACCGGCTCACGGGTAGACGGCAAGCTGTGGTGGCTGCATTCGGCCTCGACCGCACAGGCAACCTATTATGACATCCATCGCAAACGCGGCCGCGAAGCGATCGATGACATCGGCATCTTGCCCGACTTCCTCGGACGCGCCGTTCACGACTTCTGGAAACCGTACTTCGGCTACGACTGCCTCCATGGCCTCTGCAACGCCCATCACCTGCGGGAACTGATCTTTGCGCATGAGCAGCACCAGCAGGACTGGGCCGACCACATGATCGACTGCCTGCTCGACATCAAAGAGGCCGTCGATCATGCGAAGCAGAGCACCGACCTGTCTGCGTGCAACGCACAGGCAGGCCATCTTGCGGCAGAGCAGATCCAAGCCTTTGAAGCCCGCTACCAGCAAGTCCTCGACGAAGGCTACGCGCAGAATCCGCTGCCGCCGTTGCCGCGCAACGCGAAGAAACGACGGGGCCGCCGCAAGAAGACCAAAGCCCGTAACCTGCTCGAACGGCTCGACGAGCACCGCGATGAAGCGCTTGCGTTCATGTACGACTTCAACGTGCCCTTCGACAACAATCAGGCTGAGCGCGATCTGCGCATGATGAAGGTGCAGCAGAAAATCTCGGGCATGTTCCGAACCGAGGATGGCGCCCAAGCCTTCTGCCGCATTCGAAGCTACATCTCAACCGCCCGCAAGAATGCCGTCGGCGCTATGGATGCGCTGACCTGCCTGTTCAGCGGAAACCCCTTCGTTCCGGCGCTCAATACCTCGTAGCCTCTGCCGCGGATGAACGGACCTCGCCGATCCTACTCGCACTCGCCCCCTCGCAAATCCAGGCGGAGCCATCCCGACTTGCCGCCATCGTCTCGATCCCGTATAGCCCATCTGGAATCGGCTAACGATAACGGGCGACGAGAACGGCTCACGAGTTGGAAGCGCCTATCGTCCACCGCTCTCGTCGCCCGTTATCGTCAACCGTCCTCTGGGAGAGGGGTACCTGAGTAGTCACGAAAGATCCATCATCATGTCCATCGGCACCTCGCGCCCCGGATCGGCCGGGAAGCGCCGAACGGCATCGAAGAGCGTCCAGGGACACGTCAACGGGTGCCGGTGCTCGAACCGGTCCGTATGGCCATCCGATTCAACCTTCAACACCCCGGGCGACGCCGTCCCGCGCTCGCGCCGGGTGTAGCCCGCCTTCGGCTTCGTGTGGCTGCACGTCCAGTCCAGCTCGTACGAGCGAACGGAGGCCGGCCGGTCCTCCCGGCACGCGATGCGGGCCCGGACCTCCTCCGGCACGCCGGCGGGCTCAAAGATCATCCGGACGTCGCAGTCGGTCGAGCCGTGCGCGCGGGTGACGGCCACCTGGCCGAAGATCACGTTTGACATCGGCGAGCGGGCGCGCTGTTTCCTGTACCCCGGCGTGGCTGAAAAACGGAGCATATCATAGACCGCCGTCCATCCCCCCGCATCATCCATGCGGCCCTCCGGCGGTGAAAAGGCCTCAATGTACCCCGCGAGCATCCGCAGCTCCTCCGGCGGAGTCTTCGCCCCCGGACTCAGCGGGAACGAGTCCGGCCTGACCCCCAGCTCCGCGGCGCGCACCTGACGGGCCCGAAGCATGCCGAGACTCAGGACGGCCCCCGCCCCCCCGATGTGACGCTGCATGAAATCGCGACGATCCATTTCTCGGCTCCTCTCCCGCACTTGCGGAGATCATGATAATAACGATGAATCTTAACGGGCATGCAGGACCGCAATCAAGAAAATAATTTTACACGCAATTTAGGGGTTTACGGATCAAAAGACTTATCAGATACTTTTGCACCAAATACAATGCGGTATCACAAAGGAAATATGTATATGCAACTTTCTGTACCTGACCAAGAGGCCCGGATGCGGGCGGGAGGTGACTCGTGGGTCTGAAAACCTGGTTGCTCGCGCTGTTGACGACGGCGGCCGCTGCGTCGCAGGCCGGACCGGATGGCTATCCCCGGCCGATGCTTTTCAGGGAAAATTTCCCGAAGCTGCTTTCACACTACGACCACATTCAGCTGATGGTCTCCGACCTGCACGTCGACAAGCGGAAATTCTCGTCGGTCCGGTTCAAGCGCGAACACCCCGACGCGGTGGTGCTGGTGCAGATCAATAACGAACCGACGGGGATCTGGGGCACATGGGAGATGCTGCCGCGTCAGCGGATCGAGGACTACGGGTGGCTCGACCCGGAGGTCCGTGACACCTCCCCGCTGATGGAGATCTTCGAGTACGACATCCATCCCCTCATGGATTTTCCGGGCCACTGGGTCTATGAGACCGGGGCGGAGACGCGGGATTCGATCCCCGCTGACGCCGAAACGATTACGGTGGGGGTCGGGGACATGACTCCCTTCCTCCCGCTGACCCACCGCCTGAGTAAAAAGGTGGCGAAGGCGCACCCGGAGATCACGAACGCCCTGCTCAAGGACGTGGTCATCTACACCCGGGGGACGGACGAAAAACCCGACTGGCTCAATGCGGATATGGGAAGCCTCGTGGCGATCGACCCCGCGGCGCGCACCGTCACGATCCGTCGCTGGGACGCCCGCGAAAACCGTCATGCCTTTGACGCCGGGGCGGTGGTCGCACCGGGCGCGGTGCCGGTCATCGTCGAAAACGCGGGGGTCGTCCGGAGCTTCCCCCCGCATCTGCGCGAATCGATGAAGCAGGCGGTGGTGGTGAAACCGTTCATGCCCAACCTCACCCCATTCTGCCCGGTCGATCCGCGCACCGGCCTGAACGCCGCCGAAACCATGGCCCGGCATTACGCCGCAATGCGCCGCAGGCACTATCCGAACATCGACGGATACGTCTTCGACGTCTCGTGCGGGACGCATACGCCCTCGCACCGCGTGTCGAACCGCGTGGACTGCGACAACGACGGGGAGATCGACAACTTCCAGTTCGACGGCGTGCTCGCCTGGCCGGTGGGCATAAGTGAGTTCGCCACGCTCCTTCGCAAGGGCAAGCCGGGACATTTCAAGGGACTCGGGCGCGACTTCCGCATGGTCTCGGATTCGAATTTCAACGAGGACCAGCGGCTTTTCGAGGTACTGAACGGAGGCGAGTACGAACACAGCTTCACGCTTTTCTTCCCCCCCTACGAGTACATGTACTCCAGCAATCTCGACCGCTGGCTGCTCTGGGAGGATCGGGGACGCGACCCGAACCTCTCTTTCGTACACAATAAATACGCCGATGAGGTCCACCACGGAGGCGAGGCCGCCGACCTCGAACGCCCAGCCACGCTGGCGCACTTCCGGCTCGACATGGCCACCGCCTGCATGGG
It contains:
- the tnpC gene encoding IS66 family transposase — encoded protein: MMDARIHSLERQVQDLTSRLDQSDQRVRHLEEQLAKNSRNSSKPPSSDGFKKPAPKSLRKKGKRKSGGQPGHTGHTLAMADKPEHTEVHRVKECEHCGRSLADQSVEGIEKRQVHDLPPLRLIVTEHQAETKTCACGHLNKAAFPEGVNAPVQYGEGIKAAAVYLKNYQFLPYDRTCELLNDFFGCPMSEGTLCNIITQSHTLAADPVEKIKELIEQAAVAHFDETGSRVDGKLWWLHSASTAQATYYDIHRKRGREAIDDIGILPDFLGRAVHDFWKPYFGYDCLHGLCNAHHLRELIFAHEQHQQDWADHMIDCLLDIKEAVDHAKQSTDLSACNAQAGHLAAEQIQAFEARYQQVLDEGYAQNPLPPLPRNAKKRRGRRKKTKARNLLERLDEHRDEALAFMYDFNVPFDNNQAERDLRMMKVQQKISGMFRTEDGAQAFCRIRSYISTARKNAVGAMDALTCLFSGNPFVPALNTS
- a CDS encoding Druantia anti-phage system protein DruA codes for the protein MAQAMVIQGRRITDGEIALIRDLMAEHRDWGRTRLSEELCRCWNWRNAQGRIKDMAARSLLLKLERRGCIELPARQRPSSNHFRNRCVPAVEPAAEPIRSDLSALRPLSADLVAPRSDNSQLFKGLLGRYHYLGHRNTVGENLRYLIRDRHGRLVACALFGSAAWKCADRDRFLGWDRACRERNLQALTNNTRFLILPWVEVPHLASHVLGLIARRIRDDWQGKYAHPVHALETFVDRSRFKGTCYRAANWMRLGATQGRTRNDRDRRIQAPVKDVYLYPLIPDFRRELCAPACSRTEGRAGR
- a CDS encoding sulfatase — translated: MRNYFRMLIAVFLIPLSWGIRGVRAQEDAPNVLFFLVDDMGWTDSSVYGSTFYPTPAMERLAESSVRFVNAYSASPLCSPSRASIMSGQYPARHGMTTAWGHTPQREDDPDYQREHVPVGSEYLLPYSRRVLELDQYTLAEAFRDAGYRTGFVGKWHMGLAPEYWPEEQGFESTFHGAPDPGPPSYFSPYRFRAGNVTDGPEGEYLTDRATDEALGFLRSRDDRPFFLCLWHWGVHGPFQAKEDLIEYYRNHPDPRGVQKSPTYAAMIHSVDESLGDILDYLEEAGLDENTIIVFTSDNGGVEWKGVKADGGVPATSNAPLKKGKGTIFEGGSRVPAMIRWPGVADRERVSEAVITGVDYYPTLLEMCGIAKHPDQTIDGVSLVPTLKAGTPPDREAIYCFFPHNFGERSPAGCWVRMGDWKLIENFYVSDLHPDRYQLYNLEADLGETENLAEQYPERTRQMARMLKDHYRTLCDRPPIPNPDYDPSLLPVAGWNGADRHSGWPETDAGTLIVTGRGISTRGLPRETGSLALRWTARSSREGQGRFFWSDRSDWQFRRERSTEFRLQGDGRRHDYIMDFEVGDELIGVRIDVPRGEDPVVMEEIELLDGKGRVLRRWDFE
- a CDS encoding sulfatase, which produces MAGKMSRRPNIVFVHVDQLKQSAIGACGCERVRTPGMDRIMNDAVSFDRYYATVPVCVPSRTSWYTGLEPDQSGITENPRWIDREEVHPTDLGTWLRDRGGYDSYYMGKWHIAIKPQECGFEQLHGSNPVGEYGDTALARAAEDFLLNHRGERPFFLSVGLLNPHDICYWSFRYSPGKFGIADRIRDRLPPLPPNFDPERAATDWTELEWRFYAHAYFRFVEMIDGDLGRIYRAFQRSPERDRTIFIFSSDHGQASGEHGHLTKGTPYEHSLRIPLAVVDPSAAPRRDRTHLVSGLDMAPTICDYAGVERMPRNHDMSFRPLVEGGAGDWREWLVASTPRMKHRVIYRGDFKLIHERRGETDRLFNLKDDPWEMRDLADDPAHASVLRELRALREEYDESREVCRMAQEDFERWE